Part of the Paenibacillus kyungheensis genome, CGTACATCATGCCCGGCTGTATAATTTATGATCCAATACGTAGTCCGGGAATGAGGTATGACAGGTTCATTTAAACGGGCGCCAGCGATCCGATATCCACGCATTCACCCGTTCCCAGGGAATGACAGAGCCTAATCGCATATCTTTATGCTTGCCGACGCTATAGCCTATGAACACTAACAGTGCAAAGAACAACATATCCCAAAAACCAACTACCACATATAATACTCCGAACAAAAGACCTGCGGCTACACCTGTTATCCGTCCTCCGTGAGTTTCCCAGATCGCTTTCCATATCATAAGGAGAACTCCCTTCTACTCCACTCTGCTTTTGAATGCAGGAGATTGAACGATATTCGCTATAAACACCGATACCGAGGATACCGGAATACCTGTAATTTCTTCGACCTGATCATGAACCGATTTTTGCATATTTTCCGTCAGTTCTGGAATAGAACTTTCTCCGTCTACGATCGCTCTAATCATAATTTCAAGACCCGATTCGATCACCCGCACACGC contains:
- a CDS encoding DUF2273 domain-containing protein: MIWKAIWETHGGRITGVAAGLLFGVLYVVVGFWDMLFFALLVFIGYSVGKHKDMRLGSVIPWERVNAWISDRWRPFK